The Actinomycetes bacterium genome includes a region encoding these proteins:
- a CDS encoding CBS domain-containing protein: MNSVVLTVGPGHTLREASRSMIARKVGAAVVSDPDGEGAGIITERDLLHAIADGGDPDRELVGAHLTSDLVYAAPGWTLEQAAEAMLRGGFRHLVVMDGGEVVGILSVRDIVRHWHAERVAPV, encoded by the coding sequence ATGAACAGCGTCGTGCTGACCGTCGGGCCAGGGCACACGCTGCGCGAGGCGAGCCGGTCCATGATCGCGCGAAAGGTCGGCGCGGCCGTCGTGTCCGACCCCGACGGGGAGGGCGCCGGCATCATCACCGAGCGGGACCTCCTGCACGCCATCGCCGACGGCGGCGACCCCGACCGCGAGCTGGTCGGAGCGCACCTCACCAGCGACCTGGTCTACGCGGCGCCCGGCTGGACGCTCGAGCAGGCCGCGGAAGCCATGCTGCGCGGCGGGTTCCGTCACCTCGTGGTCATGGACGGCGGCGAGGTGGTCGGGATCCTGAGCGTGCGTGACATCGTCCGCCACTGGCACGCCGAGCGGGTGGCTCCCGTCTGA